Within the Rhizobium favelukesii genome, the region GACGATGTTCAGCTTCCTGTGTGCTTCCTGGGCCGCCTTCTGCTGGAAATCGGGATGCAGCTCGATCTGGTTGATGACGGGAACGACGCCCGTGTCACCGATGATCTGTTCGAGATGATCCGGATAGAAGTTCGAAACGCCGATGGAACGGGCGCGGCCTTCTTCCCTGATCTTCACGAAAGCCTTCCAGGTTTCGCGATACAGCCCACGGTGCGGCGATGGCCAGTGGATGAGGTAGAGATCGACATACTCGGTGCCGAGCTTCTTCAGGCTGCCCTCGAACGCGCGCATGGTCGCGTCGTAGCCTTGGTCGGTATTGCGAAGCTTGGTGGTGACGAAAATGTCCTTGCGATCGAGACCGGACGAGCGGATGCCTTCGCCAACACCTTCCTCGTTGTCATAGCCGGAAGCCGTGTCGATGTGACGATAGCCGGCGGCAATGGCCGTACGCACCGTCGATGCTGCGATGTCCTGGGGCGTCTGCCAAACACCGAGGCCGACCTGGGGAATGGAATGTCCGTCATGGAAAGTGATGATGGGTTGCTGTGCCACAATATGTCTCCGGAAGTTTAAAGAATTGCACGGGCGTGATTGAACCCGCGTCCGTTGCGGATTTCCCTGCGCGCATTTCAGCCGGTGCGCCGGTCGGAAGGCATATAGGTCAGCAGGGCTGGTTTATCACCCCCGCGGATCAAAGAACGCGAACGACTGTGCCCTTGCGCATGAAGGGCAGAAGGCGCCGCATATCGCGCGGATGAACCGCCACACATCCCGCGGTCGGCTCGTAGCCGGGCTTGATCAGATGCAAGAAGATTGCCGAGCCGCGATTTCGCGTCCGCGACGTGATATTCCAGTCCATGACGAGGCAGACGTCATAGAGCCCGTCCTTGCGCTTCATTTCCTCGTGGCTCGGCCGAAACGGTGCTCTGACGAGCCTGTTGTAATTCGCATTCTCGGGCTGGTCGCACCAAAGCATATCGCCACGAATGCGGCGAACCGCAAGTGGCGTCTCAAGGCGTATGGGTCGGTCGCCGCGTCGGAAGCCGGAAAGCAGCGTCATCGAGGCTATGGGGGTGGCACCATCTCCCTCGCGCTTGAGAACCGTTCGGCCGGAGCGACCGATTGCGGCAGGCACGGTAATCGTGCCGAACTGGATCAAAGCCCTGCTTTTTTTTCCCGGCGCAGGACGAACGAGGAGGGTCGTCGACTTTATCGGTCTCGGACGCCTTGTTTTCTCCATTTTTCTCACATGTGGTTGCGATTGCTAGGACAACGATTGAAATCATATAGCATCGTATACGACAACAGCTCGGTCGCCCGATCTTTGCCAATGGTAGAAAATTGGCGTAGGAATGAGGGACCGCAGGCGAGGGATAGAGCCGCATGACCGCACGCACCATTCTCTTGGTGGATGATGATGACGACCTCCGCGAGACACTCACGGAGCAGCTTTCTCTCTATGACGAGTTCACGGTCCTTCAGGAAATGACGGCGGCCAAGGGCGTCGAGCGCGCGCGATCAACGCCGATCGACCTGCTCATCATGGATGTGGGCCTGCCTGACATGGACGGCCGCGAGGCTGTAAAGTTGCTGCGCAAGGGCGGACTGAAATCCCCGATCATCATGCTGACCGGCCATGACACAGACTCGGATACGATCCTTGGCTTGGAGGCCGGCGCCAACGACTACATCACCAAGCCATTCCGCTTTGCGGTCCTGCTTGCCCGCATCCGCGTACAGCTGCGACAGCATGAGCAAAGCGAGGATGCTACCTTCAATGTCGGCCCCTACGTCTTCAAGCCGAGCCAGAAGCTCCTCACGATGGACAGCGGCCAAAAGATCCGCCTGACCGAGAAGGAAGCGGCGATCATTCGCTACCTCTATCGCGCGGAACAAAAGGTCGTCACCCGTGACGTGCTGCTTGAAGAGGTATGGGGTTATAATTCTGGCGTGACGACGCACACGCTGGAAACCCATGTCTATCGGCTGCGCCAGAAGATTGAACGCGATCCCTCCAATGCCGAGATTCTGGTAACGGAAAACGGCGGTTACAAGATCATACCGTAAGATGGCACTGAACGATGACATCCGGCTGCTGTCGCAGCTTCCGCTGTTCCACGGCATGTCCGAGGATCAGTTGCGGCTGATCGCCTTCGGCGCGGATAGACGCGTCATTTCAGCCGGCCAGATGCTCTTTCGGGAAGGCTCGCCGGCGGAAAGCGCCTATGTCATCCTCGGTGGCGGCGTCGAACTCAGCCGGATGGGTCGCGATGGCCAGCCCGAAATTCAGAGCACCGTCGGACCTGGTACGCTTCTGTCCGAACTTGCGTTGATCACGTTGGTCGAGCGCAAGTTTACGGCGATTGCAACGGAAGACACGAGTATTATCCGCATCACCCGCTCGCTCTTCCATCGGCTGATCGAGGAGTATCCGGATGCCGCCCGACTGATCGAGCATCGCATCCGCGACAACATCGCGGAGCTCGCGGCCAAAGCCGCTGCCCAACTTCACCGCTTTGTCTGATAGATCAGAGATTGAAGTGCGCCGTGACCGGCACATGGTCGGACGGCCGTTCCCAGCCGCGGGCTTCCTTCAGGATTTCGATGCGCTGCAGGTGCGGTCCAAGGTCTTTTGAGGACCATATATGGTCAAGGCGGCGACCGCGGCCAGCCGCTTCCCAGTCCTTGGCGCGATAGCTCCACCATGTATAGAGCTTTTCGTTTTCCGGGACGTGCTGCCGCATCAGGTCGAGCCAGGCGCCACGTTGCATCACTTCGAGAAGACCTTCGGTCTCCACAGGCGTGTGGCTGACGATCTTGAGCAGCTGCTTGTGTGACCAGACGTCGTGCTCGAGGGGAGCAATGTTAAGGTCGCCGACAAGGATTGCCGAGGTGTTCGCCTCGCTATCTGCATTGAGTTGTTTCATTTCCTCGACGAAATCGAGCTTGTGGCCGAATTTCGGATTGATCGTCCGATCCGGTTCGTCGCCGCCGGCTGGCACGTAGAAGTTATGCAGGCGAATACGCCGGCTACCGCGCTCGAAGACGGCCGAGATGTGTCGCGCGTCACCGACGTTGCAATAGTCCTGGCGGTGGTCCTCGACCAGCGGGAAACGCGACGCGATGGCAACGCCGTGATAGCCCTTCTGGCCATGGACAATGATATGTTCGTAGCCCATTGCGCGCAACGGCGAGGCAGGAAACAGGTCGTTCGGAACCTTCGTTTCCTGGAGGCAGAGGATGTCTGGCTTATGCTTGAGGACGAATTGCTCGACGATCGGCATGCGCAGCCGCAGAGAATTGATATTCCAAGTCGTAACCGAGAAGCCCATTCGAACGCCTTTCAAAACCGGACAAACTGGCTTTAGAGCAAAGGCTGTGCCGATGGAACGGATGCGCGCAAAGAAAAACGCCCCGCGGGATCGCAGGACGTTCTTCTCGTAAAACA harbors:
- a CDS encoding aldo/keto reductase produces the protein MAQQPIITFHDGHSIPQVGLGVWQTPQDIAASTVRTAIAAGYRHIDTASGYDNEEGVGEGIRSSGLDRKDIFVTTKLRNTDQGYDATMRAFEGSLKKLGTEYVDLYLIHWPSPHRGLYRETWKAFVKIREEGRARSIGVSNFYPDHLEQIIGDTGVVPVINQIELHPDFQQKAAQEAHRKLNIVTESWSPLGQGKLIADPTIADIAKKHGKTPAQVIIRWHIDSGLVVIPKSVTPSRIEENFKVFDFKLDAADMAAIAKLDDKGARMGPDPYTANF
- a CDS encoding L,D-transpeptidase family protein — protein: MEKTRRPRPIKSTTLLVRPAPGKKSRALIQFGTITVPAAIGRSGRTVLKREGDGATPIASMTLLSGFRRGDRPIRLETPLAVRRIRGDMLWCDQPENANYNRLVRAPFRPSHEEMKRKDGLYDVCLVMDWNITSRTRNRGSAIFLHLIKPGYEPTAGCVAVHPRDMRRLLPFMRKGTVVRVL
- a CDS encoding response regulator transcription factor produces the protein MTARTILLVDDDDDLRETLTEQLSLYDEFTVLQEMTAAKGVERARSTPIDLLIMDVGLPDMDGREAVKLLRKGGLKSPIIMLTGHDTDSDTILGLEAGANDYITKPFRFAVLLARIRVQLRQHEQSEDATFNVGPYVFKPSQKLLTMDSGQKIRLTEKEAAIIRYLYRAEQKVVTRDVLLEEVWGYNSGVTTHTLETHVYRLRQKIERDPSNAEILVTENGGYKIIP
- a CDS encoding cyclic nucleotide-binding domain-containing protein — its product is MALNDDIRLLSQLPLFHGMSEDQLRLIAFGADRRVISAGQMLFREGSPAESAYVILGGGVELSRMGRDGQPEIQSTVGPGTLLSELALITLVERKFTAIATEDTSIIRITRSLFHRLIEEYPDAARLIEHRIRDNIAELAAKAAAQLHRFV
- the xth gene encoding exodeoxyribonuclease III, coding for MGFSVTTWNINSLRLRMPIVEQFVLKHKPDILCLQETKVPNDLFPASPLRAMGYEHIIVHGQKGYHGVAIASRFPLVEDHRQDYCNVGDARHISAVFERGSRRIRLHNFYVPAGGDEPDRTINPKFGHKLDFVEEMKQLNADSEANTSAILVGDLNIAPLEHDVWSHKQLLKIVSHTPVETEGLLEVMQRGAWLDLMRQHVPENEKLYTWWSYRAKDWEAAGRGRRLDHIWSSKDLGPHLQRIEILKEARGWERPSDHVPVTAHFNL